tcatactgtaggcctactcatatacAAATATGTATTAGAAGTTTACAGTACCAGTAATAACATAGCATATAACATGTGAAACATGAAAATTCCAAACACTATGATGTTTAAGataatttatgctaattatgtAATCCTATTCTATGTTTAAAGATATATTTATTTGTAATTAATGTTATCTTCTAACAGAAACAAAAACCATATAACTTACAGACTTCAGCTCAAAAGCAAATGATATAAACATATGTTTATATCATTTGTACCTACTCATTGTAACCCAAAAAATTACTTTTTACAGTTTACCATCTACTGACTAGAAGAGAAAATGTTCTAGTTTGAATGCATTTGCTCTGCCATAGACTGGAGTATTCTTCTGCTGCAGAGTTAGATATTCTGTAATAATGATTTCACCTCATCCACATCTGCCCACATCACAATCGTAGACTGAATGCATGTTGGTCAGTAATGCCCCCTGAAAACTTGATCATGCTCTCCAAAGAGACCTTCACGCCATTCGAACATTCCTCATTCTCTATGCTCTTCCACACAGATGAAAGGTGACATTTCTTCATCTTGAGTCCGCAAGAGTCACCACTGCATGGTCTTACTGCGTGTGAGCTTATTCTTGAGTGCATGCCTCATCTGCAGCATACGTGAACATTTATCCATGGCAAGTAGATGTTTGCTGAACTCCATGCGAACCTCTCGAATCAGCTGACTCACAGCAGTCTCCACAGAAGCACTGCTTTCTGCTACAGACAACTCAAAGAAGCTGCACCTGCATGGGACATTGAAATACCTGTAGCTTGACAAAGTGAAGGTTACGGATGCAGATCTGCAAATCTACAGCTGTGTTAAATGCCTGGAAGGCTAACAATAAACCACACTGTAAAAACTAGTTAGCTTCCATTTAAACAAATTTAACAAACTAGGAGCTTCAGTTTCGGCAGTCTGTTAATACAGTCAGGTGTAAATCCTGTTCTGTCAAGTTCATCAGTACTTCTGTTGTACAAATACAGGTAGTTTGTGATTTCAGAGCTCTGGTGAAAGTGAGAACTAAGCCAACTCTGACATCATAAATGACCAGTAGCACTATGCTAGGAGCTGTAGGTTTCCCCAAAAAAGCCTGATTCTGCAGTTTACATAAACATCGATGCAATTGAACAATAATCCCAATCAcattcatctttttaccattaTATGTACTGTGACATATCTacagtgtgtgtccatgtcccTAGGGATAGAATTTCACAACATTTGGCGTACATCCACTGAATGTGTTGGTGATCCAAATCTCGTGAACTTTGAACCTTTATTACATCCCAAGTTATTGGCAGAGGCATGTCTTGAGATGGCAGCTGCTGCAGTGCCCCCTATGTAATTTCATCAAATTCGCCACGCATCCCAAAAATGTTTTAGTGATTCTATATGAATCCAATTTTGTGAAGATTGCACCTCCTATTATATTAGGATATTAGCCAGTTAAGCACTATAGGTTACAGTGCATatggaaagtattcacagcacttcactttttccacaacTATATTTCAGACTCattttaaaatggattcaattattttttgagctctggtgcatcctacttctatcaatggtccttgagatgcttctacaacttgattggagtccacctgtgcctaactGAATTtactggacattattaggagaggcacacatctctttaaggtctcacagttgatggtgtatgtcagagtgaaaaccaatcCAAACCAAAGGTCgagagaattgtccgtagaccagcgagacagggttgtgagaagatgagagaagcgtaaagaaggacaaacgtCAGTGCAACTCAATGCCTGgtttctcccacacacaccgtTGGGAGTGACCAAATAGTTCAGTCTTTGTTTCATCAGACCACAAGATTTTACTTCTCATGGTCTGAGAGTCGTTCAGGTGCTTTTTGGCAAACTCCCGGCAAAAAAATGGCTTCCATCTGTAAACTCTACCATAAAAGCCTGATTGGTGGActgctgcactgatgtttgtccttctttacgcttctctcatcttctcaaaggaaTTCTAGATCTCAAAGTGACCATTGGGTctttggttacctgtctgaccaagccCTTTTACCGGATTACTCATTTAGGTTGAGCGGCccgatctaggaagactgttggttgttccaaacttttccatttgaggcTACCATGGTCTTGGGTACttccaatgctgcagaaatgttcttgtacccttccccagatctgtgtcctcacacaaccctgtctcacaggtctacagacaattctctcaaccttgtggcttggtgtttactctgacatacaccatcaactgtgagatcttatataaagagatgtgtggctcaatggtgttttaagcccccaacatcgacttcaaggcagcgctgcgacctacaacttcaaggcacctaaccctaaccttaaccctaaccctaatccttgcctaaccctagtgccttccatgcagcgctgcctggaagactaCATGGGGGCTTAAAAGACTATAAAACAGgtgtgtgcctctcctaataatgtccagtaaattcatttaggcacaggtggactccaatcaagttgtagaagcatctgaaggaccattgatagaaatAGGATACACCAGAGCTCAAtggcaagtgtcataacaaagggtctgaatacttacgtaaatggaatatttcagtcttttatttttgtttatgaatttacaaaacactccaaacacttgCTTTTTTGTGGGGtcttggagtattgtgtgtagattgatgagaaaaaaaaagaattaattTTAAGATAAGTCTGAAATAacgaaatgtggaaaaagtgaagtgctgtgaatactttccatATCCACTGTATTCCACATGAAAATATCCaattttggaaaactttcccGCTCGACCCCCTTACatttttgggggccaagcagcgaagctagTCTTCTTGTTATTATAACAacgtatttttattattataacaaAACTCTCCTTTAccattgaaccatacagtaaaaagttgtgaaatttggcacattgatttgGTACATTCTCattatgattaatttcaccaagtttcatgtcagcACCTAaagtgctctagcgccaccaatgttTCAAATTTGGCATTACATCTATGCGCATTACATTGAACATTGAGGTatatttggaatccttggatgaggccgaactcaacacacctcaacacacccCACGTTGACGCCAATATCCGCCATGTTGGaccttccgccatattggattttatcgaaagcAAAACTAAACTTTTTGAacttttcacaggtcacaaaattGCTCccgattttcacaaaacttgtcacaggtgatcttcagaccaagccgcacaaaagttattcttttgcGTATTGATACTCAAAAGAGTTTTCCCGTCACAGCCAATCGAAATGGGtagcaaagccgccaaacaggaagtgaacttatatctcagcaaggctttcaCGTATCAAGTTCAAAGTACATAGTACATAGGCtcaggaccccattaggaggaggctcaagaaatttggtacattttgaccactatgtggtgctataatcacaggaagtaggctcatatctcagcaatgctttcacctatcaacaccaaacttggtacatggacttgagACCCTATCCTGAGggcacacaatacatttggagtcttttgaccactagggggcgctataatcacaggaatcTCAGCAATACTTTTACgtatagaaaacaaacttaaaaACCAAGCGTATAGAAACCAAACTTTGTTTATGGACTTGGGACCCCattctgaggacacacaataaatttggtgaccttcgaccactaggggggcaCTAGAGAGCTCTTATCttagcaacgctttcatgtatcgaAAATAAACTTGGTACCCAGACTTGGGATcccatcctgaggacgcacaatacataTGGCGTCATTTGACCaatagggggcgctataatcaaaggaagtaggctcatatctcagcaatgcttttacatatagaaaccaaactttgtacatggactcaagacccaatcccaatccaatccagtccaatccaatccaatccaatccagttcAATCCAtgatcacaggaagtaggctcatatctcagcaatcccaatctaatccagtccagtacaatccaatccaaaccaatcccaatcccaactactgctcaactgcttgcccccctcattgctgctctTTAGATTGATATTGTATTTTCTACATCTCAAAGGAAGGGCTGCAAAGTTATACCTCCAAATTCTAAATATTTCCACGGGAGTACCCAAATTTCAGAGAAGTGGCCATTTTGGTAACATCAGACTAGATACTAGTATCTACTTCAGACTCAAGCATATTTTTTGGTGGGTCAACAGTGTCATTCGTGTGTCAATCAGGCACTTGACATCTGTCAAATTTGTCAAATAACCTAAATATGGGTCATTTGTAAAAACACCAAACCGAATTACCCTTCTGGAGCTTTTTGCCAAAAGTCCTTAAGATGTGTTATTATGATCACcgcgctagcgaagcggtcatacaggtttagttagttagtttagtTTCTTTCTTCCGgatttgtttttcttcagtaaattTGTGTCAACAATTCCCGGGACTGAAAGACCACCCGCCTCACCGGGCCCCtcaaaaggagggtaggccggacacagttttctgtgaatatctcgagaacctaGGATGACCAACTTTTTTTGTATGCTGGTCTCAAGGGGCTGTTTGAGGTATAGcgtcacctagttaaaaattaaaaagcaaaaacgaGGCGTTGTAATCACAtctatctttggctgacatgttaaaaactgcacaaaatttcaATTGTAaggtcattatgacaccctccgaatgcatgccaagtttcgtggaattctgttcatggggggtCATATCAgctacgcacacgcacacacacatataaacacacccacacacaaacatacacactcacaagcgaacacacagagagaagcacacatatacacaaaaacacacactcatttacatgcacaaaagttccaagagtaggggatggagtaagagatggagagaaattgaccaacattatttatttttgcggagagaatgtgcaggactgagggcggtaatattttgtaccgctttttctattttttttctctgaaagCTTACGGTCACCCTATAAGGTTATATACAAGACTTTAAGTCTATGTGCATTCTTCAGCATTTTATTGATGTtgttaaaaaaatctaaattaaTTTTCTCTGGAAAATGGAGGATTTTATCATTCCAAAtgttatactgtatgcacaagtGCAATATCTCATCTCAATCACATACATTTTtgtgacatttttattttttccaagtTTGGACATGTCCTGAGGGGACAGCAAAAGAGAAAAGTTAGACCTAACACTTTTAAGATGACTACAAGGTGGCAATCTACACTTTGGCTTGTACCTCATGTTGTTCTTCCAGGAGGGTCATAAAGCTTGGTAGCCTGAcgagtgctcagtccgaggggcgggataatcagttgtctttcaaattccctctgcacgcaataggacagcggcagcgctatgagtcccatgcgtttcccatcagcggagctagttggctagttcaaacgtttgccaacttaataaaagcttaactcgtgtcacactgttcgccaacagcaacatccatcttatttgttttcaagtagcagggaattcaagccaaaccgttgcaactctgccatcaatcattatgttaagcccacctaacgactctatacacgatttcattggcctgattaagtttagatttctggagctcacaagccaacggagagttgttagactagccctggcagcaaatgtaattccgctaggggcgcgtctagatttctaggctaaaagCTTGGTGTTTTTACagataaacccatatttaggcCATTGTCATTTGACAGGCATGACAGATGTTAGGTGTCTGACATATGAATGACACTGTAAAGATTGTTAGCACACCAAAATTCATGCTTAAGTTTGAAGTAGTTACTGAGATAGGGCTTAAGCTAGTCTGGAGTTGCCAAATGCACACTTCATGAAATGGGGTAAATTTGGAGGTATAATTTTGCAGACCTTGGATATGTAGAGGCACAATATCACTAAATAAAGAACATATGAGGGGGTCGAGTGGGAGGCACTGGTTGATTTTACATGGAATGATCTTCCTACTATTTTTGGTTTCTTACCATGTTAGTGTAATTTTCTAACATGCAGGTACATGCACAGTACGTTAGACTTACGGAACCCTGTTGGAAATTATGCTAAAGGGGTACCCATGACAATTCTTAAAGAGGGAACAGTGCTTAAATTGAAGTCAGTTACATTGGTGAAAATTATTCATTACGAAATGCAGTTTCTATTTTTCTTTACTCAAGTCGAAGTATGTTTGCTTATTTTCAAGTGAATCATTTTGCATGCTTTCACAAGTAAAACAACTAATTAGCTATATTTTGCAGTACATAGACTGAATGGCACCAGACAAATGAATGATTGAAATCTGATGCAACATGCAAGTGCTTCATATGTGTAAAACTGAGTAGTGTGTGACCTCAGATCAGCAGCCAAAGCCTGCCCTTCTTCTTTCCGCACTACCCGTCCATTTTCTATGTCACACTTGTTAGCAACAATCACTGTGGGGATACCTGCCAACAGAAAATGACAATGGACAGAGATTtactctccattcctctctcgccttctctttacctctctctctctcacacacacacacacaccacctctgtTTAATGTATCTGCGTCAGTAGGAATTCTTGAAGTAAAACAGACAGTTGTTAAAATGACAATTTAGCAGACAAATTCTGCACATTCCCCCCCCTAATAAAGAATGATGTAAAGAGTCAAGCAGCTAATCCTCTTGAAATTACTGGATTTTACATCCTTCAGCAGAGAcatgtctactgtatgtgtaaagtGTTATTCCAATAACCGTCCATGTACAAAAATGCCACTGGAAAATTCATGATGCAATCCACACCATGGAGATGTGTCTCTGATGTTGGCCTATCAACTATTACCATTTTTGAGCATATCATTATGTCATTAtaattatatttttaataaatTGCCTTTTATAACTATAATAAATTGCTCTTTGATAGccttgagggtgtgtgtgtgtgtgtgtgtgtgtgtgtgtgtgtgtaaaatttaCCAAGAGTCTGTTTGACATGGTCAATGAGCCTTTTCAGACGTGATACATATTCAAAGCTGCTGCGGTCCGTGACAGAATACATGATAAGAAATCCGTCTCCCCATTTAATGGAGCTTTCCAATGAGGTTGCAGCTGGACCCACACACTCCAAACAAGGGGAGAGACAAATAAAACAGAATGAGCGACTCAAAACAAATGTTGTTATTGATTTCAGAAAAAAAGACTGGgtgataggctacttggctactaCATATAGGATATTATAAATATAGTATATGATATAACATAATACCTTGTTTACTGTATCTAATATTTCTAGATCAATAGCTTCTTTATCAACCACTTTCCTGCATCCATATGTCACCTCTggcaaaacagacaaaaactgtCATTATATGGGCACTCagtgccaaaatgaattctcaAAGCTGAGTTCATTAGGCCTACCCTTTTTATGGTCGTATTCTCCAATGAACCGCTTGGTGATGAATCTGACACACAGTGCTTTAGTTAAACAAAGCAGATGGTAAGCAGATACCCACAGAAATAATATCTTAAATACtttccaaacaacacacaccCTTAAATAGACTAAAATGCTATTCACAACGAGGTTGACTAACAGACACACTAGCCAGACTAACGTGAAATAACATTGACCCCGTCGTTACCAGTTTTCCCGCAGTTGTCACGTCCAAGAATGACCAACTTTGCTCTGGTCATTTTTCTGGCAGCTCCAGAGTCAGTCATCTTCAAATAGAATGAAACAGCATAACAATATTTTCAAATAGTTTACCTACATATGATTTCCAAAATGTGTGAATGCAAAGTTATGTAATGACTTTTTTACCCATGCGTGGCTCACAAGTTGCTGTTTATTTACAGACCAATTTTGTTCATTATTAAACAATGACAACACGAGAGAATTTCGCAATTCTGTTGAATACGACCAAATCATTAAAAAATATGTTCACTTACCGCTCCGGAGACTCGCGCGCATCTACCAATCGAATCAGCGTTGACAGTGCGTCTGGCAAGCCCAGCTCCGTAGAATTTTACAAGAGTGAAACGGTCTAAGTTTCACCGCTACTCTCTTGCTGAAACCATTCTTAGATATAggttgttttcttttgtgtggACAAAAGAATATTCTTCCCGATGATTTTCTGCTCTTATCCCACCGTCTGACTATTTGTCACATTCAGTTCTTTCAACTTCAAATGATTTCGGCCTTTTGTGAGACCCATTCCAGATCTCATTAAAAAGAGTCAATTGATTTATTGTTGATGACAGCGAAGCATGCTGCGCAGTGTAGACAGTCTCATCCGAGGAGGACCTAATAAACATGGAGAGTGAAATTTTCCCAAGAAAGAGCTATCAAAACCCTTAAACTCTTAAAGCTTATAGTTTTTTTCCTAGCATGTTTTATCATTTTTCAAATCATTCAAATAATTCCCTGGTCATATTGCTTTAGTTCTATCATTTCCAAATGTCATGGCATGTTTTAAGCATTCTAATGAGAACAATAGCAGctaacactgtaaaaaatagtaACCCTGTTCAACATAAGTTCAAAAGCTGAACTAAAGTTTTAAGTAAACTCAAATTGGATTCATTATTTCATTGTTTTAAGTTTAGTTTAGCTGAAGACTCTCTAAGTTAACTTAACTGAATAGTATGTGATGTTATGATAGTTGACAGAAGTCTAGATggacacatatgcgcacacagacacacactaagaaCAGGGAAACAACAGAGTCCAATAGAGGGTATAGCCTCAGTGCTACATTACCACTCTTGAAGGAAGAAATCTTCAAGTCACAGATGCAAAGTGCCTCCCGCTGGGCGTACACTGGCTGCTCTCCCTCGGGTATCACCAGACACTGGCAAAAAAGAGTTCAGGTCCAGATCCCAGAACTAGGTCCCCCAGGCAGCGTGTTGCGGGTGCCTCCCATCTCCCCAGTATTTGTCAGGCACTTTGGTGAGTAACTCTGTTCTGGTGAGTGGGCTTCATATGCCGGCGAGTCTTAATATGAGGGATGAATGTCACACAACTAAATTAAAACCACATCGGTAAATCAAAACCTTGCATCCAATTAAAAACTATTATAATTGAagataatttaatttaaattgaaCAGACACATTGCATTTACGTTCCTACACTGTTACCATTTAGAAAGTTTTAACATATATAACGAGCATAACAATCGTTGGCTTGTCTTACTGAAAGACTCCAAACACAAGTCTTTCAGCAAGACAAGCCAACGATATGCTTGTTATATCTGTTAAAACTGTGCTGCTAAGGTTACTGCACACTGCTGTCAGTCAAAGGGGGATAAAATACTAATGACCCCAAGAGCTGCACGTGCTCTCTCTGATGCAGTATATACAATGCTCAATTTAAATGACAAACACAGGCTGACTCCAAAAGTTGTCTTCTCAAACAGAATAGTCATCTTAGGTTTACAACTGCATACTGTTTGGTTTGGAGTTTGACATTCCAGTATTTAGGCTGTCAGTTTGTAAGGCTATTCATTAGTTTTTATGAAATATATAAACTGAACCAATCATGATTCTGCAACCTTTACCACATCAATCAAACAGGCCTTCAAAACTCCCCTCTTCAAACTCACCTTTTCCTGCTAAATTGATTCCCCCTCTTCTCATTGCTCACCTCTCTAGTTTTGTCTTCCACTTTGTCTATGAatcttgtgtgtttttttgtttatgtgACTTTGTCTATGTACCTTGTATTGTTTACATAGCTTATGTGTCTAGTAAAATTGTGAAGTGTCTTCAAAAAAGACTATACCAATTAAatgcattattatttttttttattattattattattataagttgCCCATTATTTGAATTTTTTTGCCCatcttattttttctttttattggtCAGTATGAGGTGGCTTTTTCTTTACAACTCTAGAAGGCCAGCACCCTGAAGTCACCTCTTCTTTTgatgtgtttggtgttttgAAAGGACTTGCCAGCCACTTGCTAAGAGGTGTTTGTCTCTAAAACTAGACAGTCTCATGTATGTGTTCTCTTGCTCAGTTGCACAGGCTCCACCCAATCCTTCTCTGATTCTGGTTAAAGCCAGTTTAGACTACTTTGTGAAGAGAGTACCACACAGCGTTGTGTGAGACTTTCTTGACTATTTCTCACATATAGCATCCATAATTTCTCAGAACAAGAATGGATTGACATATTTCATAGGAACGTTGTTTGTTTCTGGCCATAATATAATTATGATGGTCTAGATACTGAACTCATCTAGGGACAGTTGTATAGCGAATGAGGGCATAATTGCAAATGGCTTTTTTAATgatcagttagccttttaaaatgataaacagaTTAGACAGAATGTGCCATTCGAACATGCATGGATGGTTGCTAATAGGCCTCTGTACTCTtttgtagatattgcattaaaaatCAGCCATTacctgatatatatatatatatctatatattgtCTTTGAGTCCCTGCACCTTATCTAAAATCTTAGATTCTGAATTCAGTCAATGTCGTCCAATAGCCATAGTGGCAGAGACATGGGCCCCGAGTTTGGCAGCGTATTTTGCTGCCAGTGCATGCGCACTGTGGCCAGAGTGAGTCAGATGCACAAAACTTGCACCCATGGCATTTTCCCCAGAGGTTTTGTGAGCAGTACAATACTGTACAGCAGAAAAGTTTTCAATGtagccaccaacaccaacaacagGAAATGCACTCTTGCACTAAATACATTGCTCATTCAAAAAAGTAAGCTGGTGCGAGCACTTCAATTCTTTATTCTGTACCAAACATATGCAACAGGGATCTCAGGAATGAGCATCCATTTAAACAGGCCTACGGTATGCATTTTTGGTAAACAAactgatttttttgtgtgtgaattcTTTGTGATTTAATTCTAAATAAAATGATGTTAGAAAGTCTCATTTAGTGTAAAAGTTCGATTGACCTCTATGTGGACTTCCTTAAATCCTACATGGCCATTATAGATTGATGCGTCTTGACTTCTGTCTTGGTAACCCTGTTCTCTACCATAGGGCAACACTGTAGGTCTCTAGCATGGGGCTGAATAGATGGTTACCCAGTTTTAATTTCTGGGTGAACTATCCCTTATCGCCATAAAATGCAAGACTATTCCTGAACCCGATCTTTGCAAAGAATACCATGTTTAGCTGAAGTGATTGAGAATGAGCTCCTGACGTATTCTGTGTGCCTCAGAGTccacagtgtctgggtgttcaGTCATTTCATCAGATTGGTCTTTGGCCTCAGTCCTCTCAAAGGTCCAAGCATCTAGTCCTGACTGAAGTGAGACATTATGGAGAACACAGCAGGCTAAGATTATGTTAGCACACTTCTCAGGTGAGTACTGCAGGTAGCCCTTGGAGCCATCTAGACAACGAAATCTTGTCTGTATGGCTCTGAATGTGCGATCAACAATctcatgtgtggatgtgtgggcaAGGTTGTAGCGGTAATCAGCAGGAGCCTCTGGGTTCTGTACAGGTGTCATTAACCATTTCTTCAGTGGGTAGCAGTTGTCTCCTAAAATACATAACAATGATTTTGGTAAGTGACCAGTTCAAAAGCAACAACCAACACATTTGGGAAAGAAAAGTAAGGAAGGAGTTGAAATACCCTACCTAATAACCAGCCTTCATCCTTGTCTTGCTCTTCAAAATACTTTAAGACAGAAGACTGTTTAAATATGGATTCATCCTGCAGACTCCCAGGCCAATGTGTCTCAGCGCATAGTAAAAGTCCCCTTGCATCACAAACAATCTGACAGTTAATTGAATGAAAGCCTTTCTTATTAACATAAGATGAGTCTTCAGCATTGGGGGCTTTGATGGCTATATGACCACAGTCTACTACGCCTATGACATTAGGTATTCCAGCTACCCTGTAAAACTCCTCTTTGGACTGCTGTTTGGTGGAATCATCTCTAGTAAAACAAATGAATTCTGCTGACTTCTCAATCAACGCTTTAGTAACGTTTGTAACACAGCGACTCATGGAGGCCTGGCTGATGCCTATAGCGTCTCCCATTTTGCTTTGAAAAGACCCTGATGTGTAAAATCCGAGAGCAGCCAGAATCTGTACATCCGGACTGATGGCTCTTGATCTCTGTGTGCGTCGCGTCAGGCAGTCCCGCAACAGTTCCACCAAGTAGTAAATGAACTCTCTTGGGAAACCAAATGTTGTCAACAGGAATTCGTCCGAAACAGAGTCTATGTCAAATCTGTCCAGTGTTTTATGTCCTCTTCCATGAAGCAGTAAGTCACAATCTAGTATTGCTATTGGTA
The Alosa sapidissima isolate fAloSap1 chromosome 14, fAloSap1.pri, whole genome shotgun sequence DNA segment above includes these coding regions:
- the zgc:110699 gene encoding ras-related and estrogen-regulated growth inhibitor isoform X1, translating into MTDSGAARKMTRAKLVILGRDNCGKTALCVRFITKRFIGEYDHKKEVTYGCRKVVDKEAIDLEILDTVNKECVGPAATSLESSIKWGDGFLIMYSVTDRSSFEYVSRLKRLIDHVKQTLGIPTVIVANKCDIENGRVVRKEEGQALAADLRCSFFELSVAESSASVETAVSQLIREVRMEFSKHLLAMDKCSRMLQMRHALKNKLTRSKTMQW
- the zgc:110699 gene encoding ras-related and estrogen-regulated growth inhibitor isoform X3 — protein: MTDSGAARKMTRAKLVILGRDNCGKTALCVRFITKRFIGEYDHKKEVTYGCRKVVDKEAIDLEILDTVNKECVGPAATSLESSIKWGDGFLIMYSVTDRSSFEYVSRLKRLIDHVKQTLGIPTVIVANKCDIENGRVVRKEEGQALAADLRSHTTQFYTYEALACCIRFQSFICLVPFSLCTAKYS
- the zgc:110699 gene encoding ras-related and estrogen-regulated growth inhibitor isoform X2, which produces MTDSGAARKMTRAKLVILGRDNCGKTALCVRFITKRFIGEYDHKKEVTYGCRKVVDKEAIDLEILDTVNKCVGPAATSLESSIKWGDGFLIMYSVTDRSSFEYVSRLKRLIDHVKQTLGIPTVIVANKCDIENGRVVRKEEGQALAADLRCSFFELSVAESSASVETAVSQLIREVRMEFSKHLLAMDKCSRMLQMRHALKNKLTRSKTMQW
- the harbi1 gene encoding putative nuclease HARBI1, translating into MMAIPIAILDCDLLLHGRGHKTLDRFDIDSVSDEFLLTTFGFPREFIYYLVELLRDCLTRRTQRSRAISPDVQILAALGFYTSGSFQSKMGDAIGISQASMSRCVTNVTKALIEKSAEFICFTRDDSTKQQSKEEFYRVAGIPNVIGVVDCGHIAIKAPNAEDSSYVNKKGFHSINCQIVCDARGLLLCAETHWPGSLQDESIFKQSSVLKYFEEQDKDEGWLLGDNCYPLKKWLMTPVQNPEAPADYRYNLAHTSTHEIVDRTFRAIQTRFRCLDGSKGYLQYSPEKCANIILACCVLHNVSLQSGLDAWTFERTEAKDQSDEMTEHPDTVDSEAHRIRQELILNHFS